From a region of the Chiloscyllium punctatum isolate Juve2018m chromosome 1, sChiPun1.3, whole genome shotgun sequence genome:
- the LOC140478889 gene encoding protein FAM221B-like → MSSGQGSGKQKAKKASFTPKAEGHESQQIVQGNKAGNTSGTSQAVVPHQPSQAQQQNTMLVPKGYTVKPIVPAKKAELISVAKAMHREEFGTRVKELFDPEKEAALNALQTGIYIGWRCSENNWDCIRVGLKSKCFCGHLLAEHGRFTGTSVRVPCAVAGCQCRAYNFIPSRPEDVGEFWLRKRRNFDPRTWRAKCRCKHNHEEHNTDGIHSCKIGGCPCQGFDSNFLCAACDKHWEQHQTFFETEAHRKEAGLPYGEAYLPFAEMPNLRNAVLSGNEEDDSAYQAITSGTGSYSRLGPSSKPAWPALPPNRDP, encoded by the exons ATGTCTTCAGGACAAGGCTCAGGAAAGCAAAAGGCAAAAAAGGCAAGTTTTACCCCAAAAGCTGAAGGTCACGAGTCCCAACAAATCGTACAAGGAAACAAAGCAGGCAACACATCTGGGACTAGCCAGGCTGTGGTCCCACACCAACCATCACAAGCTCAGCAACAAAACACCATGCTTGTTCCAAAAG GATATACAGTAAAACCTATTGTTCCAGCCAAAAAGGCTGAGCTCATCTCTGTTGCCAAAGCAATGCATAGAGAAGAATTTGGGACCCGGGTAAAGGAGCTATTTGATCCTGAGAAAGAAGCAGCGCTGAATGCTCTTCAAACAG GAATCTATATTGGATGGCGATGCTCTGAAAACAACTGGGACTGCATCAGAGTCGGATTAAAGTCAAAATGTTTTTGTGGACACCTCCTCGCTGAACATGGACGTTTTACTG GCACAAGTGTTCGAGTGCCCTGTGCAGTTGCTGGTTGCCAATGTAGAGCCTATAACTTCATCCCTTCCCGTCCTGAAGATGTCGGTGAATTCTGGCTGAGAAAACGAAGAAATTTTGACCCAAGGACGTGGAGAGCTAAATGTCGATGTAAACATAACCATGAGGAGCACAATACTGATGGAATCCATAGTTGCAAGATTGGGG GTTGCCCTTGCCAAGGTTTTGATTCTAATTTCCTCTGTGCAGCCTGTGATAAACATTGGGAACAACATcaaacattctttgaaacagaagCACATAGAAAAGAAGCCGGGCTCCCATATG GTGAAGCTTACCTGCCTTTTGCAGAAATGCCCAACTTACGAAATGCCGTCCTGTCAGGGAATGAGGAGGATGATTCTGCATATCAAGCCATTACTAGTGGCACTGGATCCTATTCTCGTTTAGGGCCTTCTTCCAAACCAGCCTGGCCTGCTTTACCACCAAACAGGGATCCATAA